GGTGAGCGCGGGGCCGATGCTCTCGCGCATCCAGCGGGCGCTCTCCCGCATGGCGGCGGTGCTCCAGCGGGAGCAGGACACCACCCGGAACCAGATGGAGGCGTTGCGTGCCGCCAACGCGCGCCTGGCCCTGGCGCAGACCGAGCTCGTCTCCACGGAGCGGCTGGCCACCGTAGGGCGGCTCGCGGCGGGCGTCGCCCACGAGGTCGGCAACCCGCTGGCGGGCATCCTCGGCTACCTCTCGCTGGCCGGTGCCCGGACGAAGGACCCGGAGGTGCAGGAGTACCTCGCGCGCATCGATCATGAGGTGCAGCGCATCGACGGCATCGTGCGGGGGCTGCTGGAGATCGGCCGCCCGGGGCGGGAGCGGTTGGGGCCGGTGGACGTGGGGCGCGTGGTGGAGACGTGCGTGCAACTGGTGAAGGCGGGGCGGGACTTCTCGCGGGTGAAGCTGGTCCTCGAGCTGGCTCCCGGCCTGCTGGCGCGGGCGGACTCCGGGCCGCTGTCGCAGATCGTCATCAACCTGTTGCTCAACGCGGTGCAGGCCATGGAGGGGGAGGGGGTCGTCCGGCTTTCCACCCGGAGTGGGGAAGGGGACGTGCTGCTGGTGGTGGAGGACACGGGACCCGGGATTCCGCCCGAGGTGATGCCGCGCCTCTTCGAGCCCTTCTTCACCACCCGTGAGCCCGGTCAGGGCACGGGGCTGGGGCTG
This is a stretch of genomic DNA from Archangium violaceum. It encodes these proteins:
- a CDS encoding sensor histidine kinase, which codes for MKWRVVSVAFLLSVVGTGLTWLTLQRPLLSLMEAVRHCAAYGSPESLVLARTLGSLPFLLGLDLVLLTAVAYAVLDFMVGRPLRRTEEVVEQLGRLELDVAMPVSAGPMLSRIQRALSRMAAVLQREQDTTRNQMEALRAANARLALAQTELVSTERLATVGRLAAGVAHEVGNPLAGILGYLSLAGARTKDPEVQEYLARIDHEVQRIDGIVRGLLEIGRPGRERLGPVDVGRVVETCVQLVKAGRDFSRVKLVLELAPGLLARADSGPLSQIVINLLLNAVQAMEGEGVVRLSTRSGEGDVLLVVEDTGPGIPPEVMPRLFEPFFTTREPGQGTGLGLAVSRHLAEGMGGRLTVENVPEGGARFSVRLPGV